One stretch of Rhizobium rhizoryzae DNA includes these proteins:
- a CDS encoding extracellular solute-binding protein has translation MRRLTTLSFILLALAGAARAEPVHGIAMHGNPALPADFKNFPYVNPSVKKGGKIAYGVVGTYDSLNPFNLKSIRTTARGMWDNIFGNLVYESLMVRSSDEPFTLYGLLAESVEWDEARTYIQFNLNPKAKWSDGQPVTPEDVIFSMEVLRDKGRTPFNARLNPVEKMEKIGERSVRFTFNKLADREFPLILASGTPILPKHIINPATFDQSSLTILTGSGPYKVKTVNPGQKIVYERDPNYWGKDVPSKVGFDNYDELSVEYFLQENTLFEAFKKGAIDVYLEGNPTHWSRAYDFPAVSSGDVIKDVFKPNVPSGMLGFVFNLRRPAFQNEHVRKALATAFDFEWANRNLFDGAYTRTQSYWQNSSLSSLGEPADQKELALLGDAVKKIPKNILDGKTEFPATDGSGGDRKVLRDVVETLKKGGYTIKGGKMVNESGVPMAFEIMTQNQDQEKVAISFQRTLKMIGVDLSIRTVDDAQYQSRSGNFDYDIIMKSYPSSLSPGIEQIGRWGSDSKDRQGSFNFAGLADPDVDRIIQAMLNARSREDFETAVRAYDRLLLAGNYLVPLYHIPEQWVARWKYIEHSDKLPLYGYQLPTWWDVRAQK, from the coding sequence ATGCGCCGTTTGACCACGCTTTCCTTTATTTTGCTTGCCTTGGCAGGGGCCGCCCGTGCGGAACCTGTCCATGGCATTGCAATGCACGGAAATCCTGCGCTACCAGCCGACTTCAAGAATTTCCCATACGTCAATCCATCTGTCAAAAAGGGCGGCAAGATCGCTTATGGCGTCGTCGGCACGTACGATAGTCTCAATCCGTTCAATCTGAAGAGCATCCGTACAACCGCGCGGGGGATGTGGGACAACATCTTCGGCAACCTTGTTTACGAGAGCCTGATGGTTCGTTCGTCCGATGAGCCTTTCACGCTCTATGGGTTGCTGGCGGAAAGTGTCGAATGGGATGAGGCGCGGACCTATATCCAGTTCAATCTGAATCCGAAGGCGAAATGGTCCGATGGGCAGCCGGTCACGCCGGAAGACGTCATTTTCAGCATGGAGGTCCTGCGGGACAAGGGCCGCACGCCTTTCAATGCCCGCCTCAATCCCGTCGAGAAAATGGAAAAAATTGGCGAGCGAAGCGTGCGCTTCACGTTCAACAAGCTGGCGGACAGGGAGTTTCCGCTTATCCTCGCCTCTGGCACTCCCATCCTGCCAAAGCACATCATAAACCCTGCAACGTTTGATCAATCCTCGTTGACGATTCTGACGGGTTCCGGTCCCTACAAGGTGAAGACAGTCAATCCCGGCCAGAAGATCGTTTATGAAAGAGATCCGAATTACTGGGGCAAGGACGTCCCTTCCAAGGTCGGGTTCGACAATTACGATGAGTTGTCGGTCGAATATTTCCTTCAGGAAAACACCCTGTTCGAGGCATTCAAGAAGGGTGCAATCGACGTCTACCTGGAAGGCAATCCGACTCACTGGTCACGTGCCTACGACTTTCCGGCAGTGAGCAGCGGCGATGTCATCAAGGACGTGTTCAAGCCGAATGTTCCCTCCGGCATGCTCGGCTTCGTCTTCAATCTTCGGCGCCCTGCCTTCCAGAACGAGCATGTTCGAAAGGCTCTGGCGACGGCATTTGATTTCGAATGGGCCAATCGCAACCTGTTTGACGGCGCTTATACGCGTACGCAGAGCTATTGGCAGAATTCCAGCCTGTCCTCCCTGGGAGAACCAGCGGATCAGAAAGAACTGGCGCTGCTCGGCGACGCAGTGAAGAAGATCCCGAAGAACATCCTTGATGGCAAGACCGAGTTTCCTGCAACGGATGGCTCCGGTGGCGACCGGAAGGTGCTGCGTGATGTGGTAGAAACCCTGAAGAAGGGCGGCTACACCATCAAGGGTGGCAAGATGGTGAATGAGTCCGGCGTGCCAATGGCCTTCGAGATCATGACCCAGAATCAGGACCAGGAAAAAGTCGCCATTTCCTTCCAGAGAACGCTGAAGATGATCGGGGTCGATCTGTCGATCCGCACGGTCGATGATGCGCAGTATCAGAGTCGTTCCGGCAACTTTGATTACGACATCATCATGAAATCCTACCCCTCCTCGCTTTCGCCCGGCATCGAGCAGATTGGCCGGTGGGGAAGTGATTCCAAGGACCGCCAAGGCAGTTTCAACTTTGCCGGTTTGGCCGATCCAGATGTCGACCGCATCATCCAGGCCATGCTGAACGCTCGCTCCCGCGAAGATTTTGAAACTGCGGTACGGGCTTACGACCGCTTGCTGCTTGCCGGCAATTATCTTGTGCCGCTCTATCACATTCCGGAACAATGGGTTGCGCGCTGGAAGTACATAGAGCATAGCGACAAACTTCCGCTTTATGGCTACCAGCTTCCTACCTGGTGGGATGTGCGGGCGCAGAAGTAA
- a CDS encoding DsbA family oxidoreductase has product MEQLTIDLVSDVVCPWCYLGKARLELAIAEVQDQVQIDINWRPYRLNPDYPAEGVDQKAALEKKLGGAEAVKRAHDMLTELGRDVGINFNFEAIKVGPNTLNAHRLIHWASMEGRDVQDRVVTALFKANFEEGRNIGDTHVLLNIAVQSGLQHDVVAALLNSNADIDTVLGEIEAAQKMGVNGVPFFIIEQQYAVSGAQTPDVLANAFVDIAKAKAEARANLN; this is encoded by the coding sequence ATGGAACAGCTGACCATTGACCTTGTATCCGATGTGGTTTGCCCATGGTGCTATCTTGGCAAGGCGCGTCTCGAACTCGCGATTGCTGAAGTGCAAGATCAGGTGCAGATCGACATCAACTGGCGTCCCTACCGCCTGAATCCTGACTACCCCGCCGAGGGCGTTGACCAGAAGGCCGCGCTTGAGAAAAAGCTGGGCGGTGCGGAAGCCGTCAAGCGCGCTCACGATATGCTGACAGAACTCGGCCGTGACGTTGGAATCAACTTCAATTTCGAAGCGATCAAAGTCGGACCCAACACATTGAATGCGCATCGCTTGATCCATTGGGCCTCAATGGAGGGTCGCGATGTGCAGGACCGTGTCGTGACGGCTCTGTTCAAGGCGAACTTCGAGGAAGGCCGCAATATCGGCGATACACATGTTCTGCTGAACATCGCTGTTCAGTCCGGCCTCCAGCATGATGTTGTTGCAGCATTGCTGAATTCGAATGCCGACATCGACACTGTTCTTGGCGAGATCGAGGCCGCGCAGAAGATGGGCGTCAACGGGGTTCCCTTCTTCATCATCGAGCAGCAATACGCGGTGAGTGGGGCTCAAACGCCGGATGTGCTGGCCAACGCATTCGTGGACATTGCGAAAGCAAAAGCAGAAGCCCGCGCGAACTTGAATTGA
- a CDS encoding DMT family transporter codes for MSSQDTTLKGIFIAFLCFAAYSFSDAAVKLVEGRVPAFQAGFIGTVVGFAAVPFLLKKGDRWSDMVRTTNRPLWLLRFVCATIGTVGSIIAFTELSMAEAFCLIFLLPSFATIMSVIFLKERVGAKRWAAVIIGFIGVLVVLRPGFRELSFGHLTALASGFTGAVSVIIYRKLGPSEKNISMYGAGILGSLIICAVLMLPTLMMPTAWDFVLLTAFGLLAAVGTVLLMIASYYAPAAIVTPIQYSQMLWAILLGYFVFGDSVDRWMAVGIALIVGSGLLTLIRERKRGTSLPPPVAGQSEAALAVKPDNPA; via the coding sequence TTGTCCAGTCAAGATACGACCCTCAAAGGCATTTTCATCGCCTTTCTTTGCTTTGCAGCCTACTCCTTCAGCGATGCTGCCGTGAAACTCGTCGAAGGACGCGTTCCGGCCTTTCAGGCAGGCTTCATTGGAACGGTGGTTGGCTTTGCGGCGGTCCCGTTCCTGCTGAAAAAGGGCGACCGATGGAGCGACATGGTGCGCACCACCAACCGCCCGCTCTGGCTGCTACGCTTTGTCTGCGCCACGATCGGTACTGTCGGCAGTATCATCGCCTTCACCGAACTCTCCATGGCGGAAGCATTCTGTCTGATCTTCCTCCTGCCGTCGTTCGCGACGATCATGTCGGTCATTTTCTTGAAGGAGCGGGTGGGAGCAAAGCGCTGGGCAGCCGTGATTATCGGCTTTATCGGCGTACTCGTCGTCTTGCGACCCGGATTTCGAGAACTGTCTTTCGGTCACCTGACGGCACTCGCTTCAGGCTTCACCGGTGCCGTCTCCGTCATCATCTACCGCAAGCTGGGTCCAAGCGAGAAAAACATCTCGATGTACGGCGCCGGAATTCTCGGCAGTCTCATCATCTGCGCGGTGCTGATGCTGCCTACCCTGATGATGCCAACGGCTTGGGACTTTGTTCTGCTGACAGCCTTCGGACTGCTGGCGGCTGTTGGTACCGTGCTTCTGATGATTGCATCCTACTACGCGCCGGCGGCGATCGTGACCCCGATCCAGTACAGCCAGATGCTATGGGCAATCCTGCTCGGCTACTTTGTGTTTGGCGATTCGGTTGACCGCTGGATGGCGGTGGGTATCGCCCTCATCGTCGGTTCCGGGCTTTTGACGCTCATTCGTGAACGCAAGCGAGGTACCAGCCTGCCGCCGCCGGTCGCAGGACAAAGCGAGGCGGCTCTGGCGGTCAAGCCGGACAACCCGGCCTGA
- the mfd gene encoding transcription-repair coupling factor, whose product MISGFDAKKLAASAAGFTVANVQAGMEPVLLAEMARAGQPVAYVMSDGHRMADLEQMLGFVAPDIPVLTLPAWDCLPYDRVSPSADTSARRLAALSGLIAHARKPHPAIVLVTVNAMMQKIAPADVIESLAFSAKPGNTIRMDDIAARLERNGFDRVPTVREVGEFAVRGGILDVFVPGSEEPVRLDFFGDTLETIRTFDPASQRTTGQARALDLNPMSEVTLTPETISRFRKSYLSTFGAATRDDALYQAVSEGRRYAGMEHWLPLFYEKLETAFDYLSGFRIVTDHTAREAALERSKLILDYYEARQSSGTGGKGGAAQSAPYKPLSPGQLYLEGKGFGALLDAVHAIRLTPFNEHEGESRKIVTVDAHAGPRWAKAQAEAEQQSRDERTNVFDLVVKHIADKRAEGSKVLITGWSAGSLDRLLQVLDEHGLKRIKQIEKLADLRRLDKGEAASAVLSLEAGFETGDLVIIGEQDILGDRMVRRSKRRKRGADFISEVAGLDEGSLVVHAEHGIGRFVGLITIEAAGAPRACLELHYADQAKLFLPVENIDLLSRYGSDAAEAQLDKLGGGAWQARKAKLKKRLLDMADALIKLAATRITRRAPVLETPEGLYDEFAARFPYDETEDQANAIDSVREDLAAGRPMDRLVCGDVGFGKTEVALRAAFFAAMNGAQVAVVVPTTLLARQHFKTFRERFRGLPIRVEQASRLVTTKEMNQTKKDLSEGKVDIVVGTHALLGTGIKFANLGLLIIDEEQHFGVKHKEKLKELKSDVHVLTLSATPIPRTLQLAMTGVRELSLITTPPVDRMAVRTFISPFDPLVIRETLMREHYRGGQSFYVCPRLADLPDIQAFLQSDVPELKVAIAHGQMPAGELEDIMNAFYDGKYDVLLSTTIVESGLDVPTANTLIVHRADMFGLAQLYQLRGRVGRSKVRAFALFTLPVNKQLTTTAERRLKVLQSLDTLGAGFQLASHDLDIRGAGNLLGEEQSGHIKEVGFELYQQMLEEAVAEVKGEDEILDTGWSPQISVGITVMIPENYVPDLHLRMGLYRRLGELTELKEIDGFGAEMVDRFGPMPVEVQNLLKVVFIKSLCRTANVEKLEAGPKGVVLQFRDKQFPNPAGLVGYIAKQGSMAKIRPDHSVFLNRDLPTPEKRLSTAAQIMVQLADLAKQA is encoded by the coding sequence ATGATTTCTGGCTTCGATGCGAAAAAACTGGCCGCTTCGGCGGCAGGGTTCACTGTTGCCAACGTGCAGGCGGGCATGGAGCCTGTCCTGCTGGCGGAAATGGCCCGGGCAGGGCAGCCGGTTGCCTATGTCATGTCGGACGGCCACCGGATGGCGGACCTCGAGCAGATGCTCGGCTTTGTTGCGCCAGACATCCCGGTGCTGACGCTACCCGCCTGGGACTGCCTGCCTTATGACCGTGTTTCGCCGAGCGCTGATACCTCGGCAAGACGTCTCGCCGCTCTCTCTGGCCTGATTGCCCACGCGCGCAAACCGCATCCGGCAATCGTGCTGGTGACCGTCAATGCGATGATGCAGAAAATTGCGCCAGCCGACGTGATTGAAAGCCTCGCCTTCTCGGCCAAGCCCGGCAATACGATCCGCATGGATGACATCGCGGCCCGGTTGGAGCGAAACGGCTTCGACCGTGTGCCGACCGTGCGCGAAGTCGGCGAGTTTGCCGTTCGCGGCGGCATCCTCGATGTCTTCGTTCCCGGAAGCGAGGAGCCGGTTCGACTGGACTTCTTCGGCGACACATTGGAAACCATTCGCACCTTCGACCCGGCCAGCCAGCGAACGACGGGTCAGGCCCGCGCGCTCGATCTGAACCCGATGAGCGAGGTGACGCTGACGCCGGAAACCATCAGCCGTTTCCGCAAGTCATATCTCTCCACATTCGGCGCGGCAACGCGTGACGATGCGCTTTATCAGGCGGTGTCTGAAGGCCGCCGCTATGCGGGCATGGAGCATTGGCTTCCCCTGTTTTATGAGAAGCTGGAAACAGCATTCGATTATCTTTCCGGTTTCCGTATCGTCACCGACCATACGGCGCGTGAAGCTGCGCTGGAGCGTTCAAAGCTCATTCTGGATTATTATGAGGCGCGCCAGTCGTCCGGCACCGGCGGCAAGGGCGGCGCCGCACAGTCGGCTCCTTACAAGCCTCTGTCGCCCGGCCAGCTTTATCTGGAGGGCAAAGGCTTCGGCGCGCTGCTGGATGCCGTCCACGCCATTCGCCTGACGCCGTTCAATGAGCACGAGGGCGAGAGCCGCAAGATCGTGACGGTCGATGCCCATGCCGGTCCGCGGTGGGCGAAGGCGCAGGCAGAAGCCGAGCAGCAGTCGCGTGACGAACGGACAAACGTGTTCGATCTCGTCGTGAAGCACATTGCCGACAAACGCGCCGAGGGCTCGAAAGTACTGATCACCGGTTGGTCCGCCGGTTCGCTGGATCGGCTTCTCCAGGTGCTGGACGAGCATGGCCTGAAGCGCATCAAGCAGATCGAGAAACTTGCCGATCTCCGCAGGCTGGACAAGGGCGAGGCGGCTTCCGCCGTCCTCAGTCTCGAAGCAGGCTTTGAAACCGGCGATCTCGTCATCATCGGCGAGCAGGATATTTTGGGCGACCGTATGGTTCGCCGTTCCAAGCGCCGCAAGCGTGGCGCGGACTTCATCTCGGAAGTCGCAGGCCTCGATGAAGGCTCTCTGGTCGTTCATGCCGAACACGGCATCGGGCGCTTTGTCGGCCTCATCACGATTGAGGCCGCGGGCGCGCCCCGTGCCTGCCTTGAGCTTCACTATGCCGATCAGGCCAAGCTCTTCCTCCCGGTCGAAAATATCGACCTCCTGTCGCGTTATGGATCTGACGCTGCGGAAGCCCAGCTCGATAAACTGGGCGGTGGTGCCTGGCAGGCTCGCAAGGCCAAGCTCAAGAAGCGCCTGCTGGACATGGCCGATGCGCTGATCAAGCTCGCAGCCACGCGCATCACGCGCCGAGCACCGGTCTTGGAAACGCCTGAAGGGCTGTACGACGAATTCGCCGCACGCTTCCCCTATGATGAGACGGAAGATCAGGCGAATGCCATCGATTCCGTGCGGGAGGATCTGGCCGCCGGTCGCCCGATGGATCGCCTCGTCTGTGGTGACGTCGGCTTCGGCAAGACGGAAGTGGCGCTCCGTGCTGCATTCTTCGCCGCCATGAATGGCGCGCAGGTGGCCGTCGTCGTGCCGACCACCTTGCTCGCCCGGCAGCATTTCAAGACGTTCCGCGAGCGCTTCCGCGGCCTGCCAATCCGGGTGGAACAGGCATCGCGCCTCGTGACCACAAAGGAGATGAACCAGACGAAGAAGGATCTGTCCGAGGGCAAGGTCGATATCGTCGTCGGCACCCATGCGCTGCTCGGCACCGGCATCAAGTTCGCCAATCTCGGTCTGCTCATCATCGACGAGGAGCAGCATTTCGGCGTCAAGCACAAGGAAAAGCTGAAGGAGCTGAAGAGCGACGTTCACGTTCTGACGCTGTCCGCGACGCCAATCCCGCGCACACTGCAACTGGCCATGACCGGCGTTCGCGAGCTCTCGCTGATCACCACACCGCCGGTGGATCGCATGGCGGTTCGCACCTTCATCTCGCCGTTTGATCCTTTGGTCATCCGCGAAACTCTGATGCGCGAGCATTATCGCGGTGGACAAAGTTTCTATGTCTGCCCGCGTCTGGCGGACTTGCCGGATATTCAGGCCTTCCTGCAATCGGATGTGCCTGAATTGAAGGTGGCGATTGCTCATGGGCAGATGCCAGCGGGCGAGTTGGAAGACATCATGAACGCGTTCTACGACGGCAAATATGATGTTCTTCTGTCGACAACCATCGTCGAATCCGGCCTGGACGTTCCGACGGCCAATACGCTGATCGTTCACCGCGCCGATATGTTTGGTCTCGCGCAGCTCTACCAGTTGCGTGGACGCGTTGGCCGTTCAAAGGTCCGCGCTTTTGCGCTGTTCACATTGCCGGTCAACAAGCAGTTGACGACCACCGCAGAGCGCCGCCTCAAGGTTCTGCAGTCGCTCGATACGCTGGGCGCGGGCTTCCAACTGGCCAGCCACGACCTCGATATTCGCGGTGCAGGAAATCTTCTGGGCGAAGAGCAGTCTGGTCACATCAAGGAAGTCGGCTTCGAGCTTTACCAGCAGATGCTGGAAGAAGCGGTGGCCGAGGTGAAGGGCGAAGACGAGATTCTGGACACAGGTTGGTCGCCACAGATCTCTGTCGGCATCACGGTCATGATCCCGGAAAACTATGTGCCGGATCTACACCTGCGCATGGGTCTTTATCGTCGTCTTGGTGAGTTGACCGAGTTGAAGGAAATCGATGGCTTCGGCGCCGAGATGGTGGACCGTTTCGGGCCCATGCCAGTCGAGGTGCAGAACCTGCTGAAGGTCGTCTTCATCAAGTCGCTCTGCCGTACGGCCAATGTCGAAAAGCTGGAAGCTGGTCCGAAGGGCGTCGTCCTGCAGTTCCGCGACAAGCAATTCCCCAATCCGGCTGGACTGGTGGGCTATATCGCGAAACAGGGCAGCATGGCGAAGATCCGGCCGGATCACAGCGTGTTCCTCAACCGCGATCTACCGACACCGGAAAAGCGCCTCAGCACGGCAGCGCAGATCATGGTTCAACTCGCGGATCTGGCAAAGCAGGCATGA
- a CDS encoding succinate dehydrogenase assembly factor 2, translated as MTGLSRSSADLDPRRRRILYRCWHRGIREMDLVFGQFAENEIASLSDQELDEFETIMAEEDQDLNRWITGADPVPAHLQTPMFERLCKYRPDFDIVTIASLAEKHGPRS; from the coding sequence ATGACAGGACTGTCGCGCAGCAGCGCTGATCTCGATCCCCGCCGTCGTCGCATTCTTTATCGGTGCTGGCACCGTGGGATTCGCGAAATGGATCTCGTGTTCGGACAATTTGCCGAAAATGAAATCGCCTCTCTTTCGGATCAGGAACTCGATGAATTCGAGACGATCATGGCCGAAGAGGATCAGGATCTGAACCGTTGGATCACCGGTGCCGATCCCGTACCTGCGCATCTGCAAACGCCGATGTTCGAGCGACTTTGCAAATACCGGCCTGACTTCGATATCGTGACGATTGCCTCCCTCGCTGAGAAGCACGGTCCGCGTTCATGA
- the recG gene encoding ATP-dependent DNA helicase RecG — MRPALLDPLFASVSSLPGIGPKLAELLARVTNREDADDCRVVDILFHAPSSLIDRRNRPGIALAPEGVIVTVQGHVDRHQPPPPGKSNMPYRVFLRDETGELALTFFKVKGNWLEKALPIDEEILVSGKVDWFNGRASMVHPDLMVKASEAADMPLVEPVYPMTAGLVPKVIRRAVEGSLARLPNLPEWMDIPLQQKQGLPSTADAFRRLHDPRDAADLDPQTPARRRLAYDEFLAGQVSLALVRQRMRKAAGRPIKVQGSLREAIRKTLPFSLTNSQQTAISEILQDMEKPERMLRLVQGDVGAGKTLVALMAMADVVEAGGQAVLMAPTEILARQHHATISRFGAAVGLKVEVLTGRVKGKERDEVLSRIASGEAQIIIGTHALFQDAIIYHDLMLAVVDEQHRFGVHQRLRLTAKGANPHLLVMTATPIPRTLVLAAFGDMDVSKLTEKPAGRKPIQTVTVPTERTDEIVARLRAAIADGKKAYWICPLVEESDLSELMSAEERHAVLAKALGPKVGLVHGRMTGPEKDAVMAAFKAGELRMLVATTVVEVGVDVPDATIMVIEHAERFGLAQLHQLRGRVGRGDEASTCILLYKGPLSETGRARLSILRDSEDGFLIAEEDLKLRGEGELLGTRQSGTPGFRIASLEAHGDLLEIARKDATYILERDPELTSERGQALRVLLYLHRRDEAIRYLRAG; from the coding sequence ATGCGTCCAGCCCTTCTCGATCCGCTCTTTGCGTCCGTCTCAAGCCTGCCCGGCATCGGCCCAAAACTGGCAGAACTGCTTGCCCGCGTCACCAACCGCGAGGATGCGGATGACTGCCGCGTGGTGGATATCCTCTTCCACGCCCCCTCGTCGTTGATTGATCGCAGAAACCGCCCGGGCATTGCGTTGGCACCGGAAGGCGTGATCGTGACTGTGCAGGGCCATGTCGACCGGCATCAGCCGCCTCCACCGGGCAAGAGCAACATGCCGTATCGCGTGTTCCTGCGCGATGAGACCGGCGAATTGGCGCTGACCTTCTTTAAGGTGAAAGGCAACTGGCTCGAAAAAGCCCTCCCCATCGACGAAGAGATCCTCGTCAGCGGCAAGGTGGACTGGTTCAATGGCCGTGCCTCCATGGTGCATCCGGACCTGATGGTGAAGGCATCCGAAGCGGCCGATATGCCCCTGGTAGAGCCGGTCTATCCCATGACGGCCGGTCTGGTTCCAAAAGTCATTCGCAGGGCCGTAGAGGGGTCGCTTGCACGTCTGCCCAACCTGCCGGAATGGATGGATATTCCGCTTCAGCAGAAACAGGGCTTGCCCTCGACCGCGGATGCCTTCCGCCGCCTGCACGATCCTCGGGATGCAGCCGATCTCGACCCTCAGACGCCTGCGCGCCGCCGTCTGGCCTATGATGAATTTCTGGCGGGCCAGGTTTCTCTGGCGCTTGTTCGTCAGCGCATGCGCAAGGCGGCGGGCCGACCGATCAAGGTACAGGGTAGTTTGCGGGAAGCCATCCGCAAGACCCTGCCCTTTTCGCTGACGAACAGCCAGCAGACGGCAATCTCCGAAATTCTGCAGGACATGGAAAAGCCGGAGCGCATGTTGCGGCTGGTGCAGGGCGATGTCGGCGCGGGCAAGACGCTTGTGGCGCTTATGGCCATGGCTGACGTCGTCGAGGCAGGCGGACAGGCTGTGCTGATGGCGCCGACCGAAATTCTTGCCCGGCAACACCATGCGACGATTTCCCGCTTCGGTGCGGCGGTCGGGCTGAAGGTGGAGGTTCTGACTGGACGGGTAAAGGGCAAGGAGCGCGACGAGGTTCTGAGCCGGATTGCCTCCGGGGAGGCGCAGATCATCATCGGCACCCATGCGCTGTTTCAGGACGCCATTATCTATCACGACCTCATGCTGGCAGTGGTGGACGAGCAGCACCGCTTTGGTGTTCACCAGCGTTTGCGGCTAACGGCCAAAGGCGCCAACCCGCATCTTCTCGTCATGACAGCAACACCAATCCCGCGCACACTGGTACTCGCAGCCTTCGGCGACATGGATGTCTCCAAACTGACGGAGAAGCCAGCGGGTCGCAAGCCGATCCAGACCGTGACGGTGCCGACGGAGCGGACAGACGAGATCGTAGCACGTTTGCGCGCCGCCATCGCCGACGGCAAGAAAGCGTATTGGATCTGCCCTCTCGTTGAGGAATCGGATCTTTCCGAACTGATGTCGGCAGAAGAGCGACACGCGGTTCTTGCAAAGGCACTGGGTCCCAAGGTGGGTCTTGTTCATGGGCGGATGACCGGTCCGGAAAAGGATGCGGTTATGGCGGCCTTCAAGGCCGGGGAACTGCGAATGCTTGTCGCAACGACCGTTGTCGAAGTTGGCGTCGACGTTCCCGATGCAACGATCATGGTCATCGAGCATGCGGAACGGTTCGGCCTTGCGCAACTGCATCAGTTGCGCGGGCGCGTTGGTCGTGGCGACGAGGCTTCAACCTGTATTTTGCTCTACAAGGGACCGCTTAGCGAAACTGGTCGGGCGCGCCTTTCCATTTTGCGAGACAGCGAAGATGGGTTCTTGATCGCGGAGGAGGATCTAAAACTTCGTGGCGAAGGCGAATTGCTGGGAACGCGGCAATCCGGCACACCCGGCTTTCGTATCGCAAGCCTTGAGGCCCATGGCGACCTGCTGGAAATCGCCCGCAAGGATGCGACCTACATCCTGGAACGAGATCCGGAACTGACGAGTGAGCGCGGGCAAGCGCTTCGCGTTCTGCTCTACCTGCATCGGCGCGATGAGGCGATCCGATATCTGCGGGCTGGATAG
- a CDS encoding esterase-like activity of phytase family protein yields MKSPSTFARRCASLALAASVFAMPFAVHAEGSVSAAGITISTKGLVAVGRIPANQKDKFNETFGSGSGMAIDPTAWKKDGDAYTGALWLLPDRGYNVEGTTDYNDRLNRIEFRLTPAAGAVPAEKQQKGLEAKLADTILLTDDQGKNMTGLDPESGTRPASGKLPLLPQARMGKIALDPEAIVRLKDGSFLISDEYGPYIYHFTADGKMVSAMQPPKALLPMRKGEVNFSSNNVDADGKKPDPKDPDTGRQNNQGLEGMSMTPDGKFVIAVLQSAARQDGGDSGQTRMNTRALVYDAADIDNLKLLHEYVVPLPTFDNKGKVAVAAQSEIVALSDKAFLMLARDSNNGQGLKGDTSVYRKIVAVDLSNATDIANTSFDADKPVAPKGVVDASVKPATLTPFIDLNDSAELDRFGLHNGAPNDKNNLSEKWEAMSIASALDANAPDDYFLFVANDNDFLTQDGYQVGAAYKAADGADVDTMFQVFRVTLPGVKH; encoded by the coding sequence ATGAAGTCTCCATCCACGTTTGCACGCCGTTGCGCCAGCCTTGCACTGGCAGCCTCTGTATTTGCGATGCCATTCGCAGTCCATGCTGAAGGCTCGGTATCAGCAGCCGGTATCACCATTTCCACCAAGGGTCTCGTCGCCGTTGGTCGTATCCCCGCGAACCAGAAAGACAAGTTCAACGAAACCTTCGGGTCGGGTTCGGGTATGGCGATTGATCCGACCGCATGGAAGAAGGACGGAGATGCTTATACCGGAGCGCTCTGGCTGCTTCCGGATCGTGGCTACAACGTCGAAGGGACCACGGATTACAATGACCGCCTGAACCGGATCGAATTCCGCCTGACCCCCGCAGCCGGCGCCGTACCTGCCGAGAAGCAGCAGAAGGGTCTGGAGGCAAAACTCGCTGATACAATCCTTCTGACGGACGATCAGGGGAAGAACATGACGGGGCTTGATCCTGAATCCGGAACGCGCCCGGCATCCGGCAAGCTACCGCTTCTCCCGCAGGCGCGCATGGGCAAGATTGCACTCGATCCTGAAGCGATTGTTCGTCTGAAGGATGGCTCATTCCTGATCAGTGATGAATATGGTCCCTACATCTACCACTTCACCGCAGATGGTAAGATGGTCTCGGCTATGCAGCCGCCGAAAGCACTGTTGCCGATGCGCAAGGGCGAGGTGAACTTCTCTTCCAATAACGTCGATGCAGACGGCAAGAAGCCTGATCCCAAGGATCCGGACACCGGGCGCCAGAACAACCAGGGCCTCGAAGGCATGTCGATGACTCCGGACGGTAAGTTCGTGATTGCTGTTCTTCAGTCTGCGGCACGTCAGGATGGTGGCGATTCCGGCCAGACCCGCATGAATACGCGTGCGTTGGTGTATGATGCCGCTGACATCGACAATCTAAAACTGCTGCACGAATACGTCGTGCCGCTACCCACCTTTGATAACAAGGGTAAAGTGGCCGTTGCCGCGCAGAGTGAAATCGTCGCCCTGTCCGACAAGGCCTTCCTCATGCTGGCCCGTGACAGCAATAACGGTCAGGGACTGAAGGGCGATACGTCGGTGTACCGCAAGATCGTTGCCGTCGATCTGTCTAACGCAACGGACATTGCCAACACCAGTTTTGATGCTGACAAGCCGGTGGCTCCCAAGGGCGTTGTCGATGCTTCGGTCAAGCCTGCCACGCTCACGCCTTTCATCGATCTGAACGACAGTGCTGAGCTCGATCGCTTCGGGCTGCACAATGGCGCCCCGAACGATAAGAACAATCTTTCGGAAAAATGGGAAGCGATGAGCATCGCAAGCGCGCTCGATGCCAATGCGCCGGATGATTACTTCCTGTTCGTTGCCAACGACAACGACTTCCTGACACAGGACGGTTATCAGGTCGGTGCCGCCTACAAGGCTGCAGATGGCGCGGACGTCGATACCATGTTCCAGGTCTTCCGCGTCACACTTCCGGGCGTGAAGCATTAA